GTGACGTAGGGCGGCGTCATTCCAGAAGCTTCGGCCGGAGCCGGTATAAAGGCCGCGGCAGAGGCGGGGCGCGGCCCATTTCCGAGCGAGcagcgcggcgggagcgcgcggccgcgccggtAAGgggggcgcgcgccgccgcagcggcgggggggggggggggggcgggcgggcggcgagccggggccccgcggcggccggtAACGCGGTGCCGTCCTCCCGCAGGCACCATGGTGAAGGAGACCGGGTACTACGACATCCTGCAGGTGAAGCCCAGCGCCTCCTCGGAGGAGATCAAGCGCGCCTACCGCAAGCTGGCGCTCAAGTACCACCCCGACAAGAACCCCAGCGAGGGCGAGCGGGtaggcgccgcgccgcgcccgggcgaggcggcgggcggcggcgggcccggcggcACCCGCTGGCGCCGAGCGGGCCCCGCGCCTCAAGATGGGCGGCTGCTCCCGGAGCGGGCGGGAGCCGGCGCCCGGctgcgggcggggcggggcgcgccgggGGGGCGGGAAGAGGCCGGTCTCGTCCGCACCTGGGCCGCGCTCGCCGAGGAAGGAGCTTCTATTTTGTTAGTTCTGCCTTGTGCCCGGGGGGGTGGGATGCGCTTACCGCAGCGCGGTGTGAGCGAGCGAGGATTCAGCTCCTCCGAGCCTGGGCTTGGCACAGGCCTGGTGCCTCAGCCGCGGCAGCAGGGCCCGACGGCCTGGAGGAGAAGTGGATGCGTTAGTTCCTTTTTCCTGAACGCAGCTTCTACTGGCCTCTTCATCGCTTATAGTTACTAATGGGCATTAATTCTTAGGAATGATGCTTGTTAAACAGGCAAAGGTGAAATGATTACCAGTGCCCTGATGGCCCTCATGCTGTATCAGATGCTGTGAAGGTCAATGCTGGAgccagctgctggtgctgctgtgcatggtGGGGATGTGCTGCGTGGAGCTGTGCTCCTGAACAGGATGAAGCTTTTTAGGGAAATGGGTAATGCGGATGTACAGAGCAACAGTCCAGAGAAAACCGTTGGGCAGTTTGTGGGCGAATtgttcacagtgaaaaaaaacctTGCACGTGATTAGAAGAGCCATTTGCCTCCACACCTTGCCCAGTCGAATAAAGGAGCACCATAATTGGAGAGCTAGAGAAAATGAATCAAAAGTTGAATGATGGGCTCCTTTATCTAGtaacttctctgaaaattctTTAATGTAGGAGCAGAAACATAGCGTTTGTTTCTCGTAGACTAATTTACAAGATTCAAGCTTGTTAAATAGTAACATAGTATAAAGTAACCTttgcagctttcatttttgGCTTAATTGCCAGTTTTCCCAGTCATGACCAATTCGCATTCAAAAATGGAATTACTAATTTTAGTAATAGGAGAAAATCCCTAATagctattaaaagaaatgtaaacttTTGGATAAAGCTGATATTTcaattgtattttaatatttccatttgtgATAATAGTCAACACTAGTATCTGGTCACTTAAGGTTAAATCTTCTTCTAGTTCTAGCTGGATATAGCAGCTGAGCTGCTATGAAGGATCCTGTGTAGCCCTAGAATGACTAGTTCTACTGTGGCCAGTCAGCATCTGGGGACCCCCAAGACTTCAGGAGTAGTACTGTATCCCTTCCTGAAGGGACTTGTTAGAGCTGTGTAATGGCTGCAACTAACACAATGATCAAAGAGCTATAGCTTGCATATGCTTGTAAGTTAGACATGAGTCTGAGCTTGGTTCACTTACAATGTGTGGGtagggggagggagaaaaggggtGATCCTTCTGGACAAAAGTATATTTATTAGTCTATTACGTATTTGTTTAGGGagtttccttttggaaaaagagaaggacaAATGCTACAAGAAAATCTTGTAGCAGTTTAATCTGAAGATTCAGTTGCATATGAgagggttatttttcctcttggtCATAGTTGTTCagagcttcttttttctttttagtttaaaCTCATATCCCAGGCATATGAAGTTCTGTCGGACCCAAAGAAAAGGGACCTCTATGACCAGGGTGGGGAGCAGGCTATTAAAGAAGGAGGCCTGAGTGGCGGCAGCTTCTCTTCACCCATGGACATCTTTGACATGTTCTTTGGTGGTGGAGGCCGAATGAATAGAGAGAGAAGAGGTACACAGTTCTAAACAAGTTCTAGAAACTCTAACCATGCACTTAAGCATAAAACACATGTGCTATGGTACTGCTGTTCTGCTAAGTGCACATAGTGTGGATATTACTAGTTGCAACAATAGATCAAGTAAGCTATTATTTTTAGTTGTTATAGTAATAAGATTCTAATAAAATAACATTACGTAGTCATAGCAATCTTTATGAATagctcttctgtttgtttttttgttaaaatcagTATGGGTAATCtggaagggagggggaaggctATTGGTCAAGAGATAGGTAGAGCTGTTGAACTAGACATGTTTAAGTTTCTTTCCAGATCTGTGCCTCACTTGCTCGTATGCTTTGGGCAACTTGCTTCAAAGGACACCATCAACTTGAGTAATGTCACATCTCATGAAGATATTTGGGAGTAATTACCATGTAAAAATGTGAAAGTACAAAGTGCTGCCAAAAGCACAATGATTTCTTTATCAATCTTCCAtctttattaaaagagaaagtgGTAAATTGCTGTGAAATCCTTCAAAGTCATGCTATAAATTGGCATGGAAATATATAGGTAGGTGTAATAGCAACTTCTAAATTGACTAGAACTGAAGCTGGTAGTGTCCTTGCAATTTGCTATTTCAGTTAAGCTTATAAAATGTGGGCCAGAAGGATGGCTCAGGTGGCTTTAATGATGCTTTGCTTAATTACAGCTAAACTTTATGTTCGGACATTAGTGGGTGCAGCTCTATGGAAGGTGATGGAACTGCACATGCTTTTAAGGGGCTGAGCTCTTCTCAAAGTTTGGAATGACCTTTACATTTCTTCAGTGAGACTGTGCATGTATGAACAAGTGTAGTAACTTTCAAATAAACATTAGTCCTCATGATAGCTGAAccagaattaatttctttttttttcctctttaaggCAAGAATGTTGTGCACCAGTTAGGTGTGTCTCTTGAAGACTTATATAATGGTATCACAAGGAAGCTGGCACTGCAAAAGAATGTAATTTGTTCAAAATGTGAAGGTAAAATAACTAGTGGTCTCAAATACTCTTCACCCCATAAATATACATCTAGGTATGGAGTAGCGAGAGGAGACTGGCTTTCTGAATGTCTGTCGGAGTATCTTCTTATCCTTTGGGCTGCTTTTTGCCAATACTTACCTGAAAATAAGGTATTTCTTCTTAACGTCATAATGCAAAGCTATTTTAATAACAGACTTGAACTTCCTGGGAGGATTGATAATTAAGGGCACCTTAATTAAGAGTGTCTTAATTTGAAGGTTTAACAACAGCTGTTTTGTTAAAGCCTTCTATTTGATTTGCTGTGGGAAGAAGTCTTGCTTTGCATTATGCAACTTATTTTACAACTATTAAATTTTTAGTGAGCACATTCTTTTCAAAGTGTTAATGGTAACATACAGCTTTTGAAAAAGTCAAGTCAGGAGGTTGGTAGTTCCTTGAAAACCGAGATGGACTGGGTAGGGGTAGGAGAAGCAAATAGTGCATAAGCTTAAAAactaaagttatttttcacCTGTAGAAACTCTCTAAATTGTAGGGCCTGTTTTGTGGTAGCGACTGAATTCCAGTTGCATTGGAAATGTACAACAATTTCTGTAAAAGCCACCCCAGAGCTTCTCTTGAAGCTCAGAACTGTGGCTTTTTGAGGAGTTCTGGCCTGATTATTGCTGAACAAATGCTTCTGCTTTGTTCTCCCCCACCCCTGGGACTTGAGATCagatttaacttttcttttgtttgttgaAGGTTATGGTGGAAAGAAAGGGGCTGTAGAAAAGTGCCCTGTGTGTAAAGGAAGAGGAATGCAAGTTATAGTTCAGCAGATTGGACCTGGTATGgtgcagcaaatacaaactgtgTGTCCAGAATGCAAAGGCCAAGGTGAAAGAATAAATCCAAAGGACAGGTGTGACACCTGCAATGGCTGTAAGgttgtgagagagaaaaagattatAGAAGTGCATGTTGAAAAAGGTAAGAGCTGTATGCTTGCTCTGTGTCTATATTAGTAGTCTAATAGttctacagaaaataagatttctttttcttttcaggtatGAAAGATGGTCAGAAGATAGTATTTCAtggagaaggtgatcaggagccTGATTTGGAGCCTGGTGATGTTATAATTGTACTTGATCAGAAGGATCACAGTGTCTTTCAGAGGCGAGGGCATGACTTAATTACAAAAATGAGAATTCAACTTTCAGAGGCTTTATGTGGCTTCAAAAAGACCATTGAAACTCTTGATAACAGAGTCCTTGTAGTGACATCTAGACCAGGTAGGTCTTCTGAGTTCTGATGCTCTGCAGATTGTTTACCTGTTGTTACATTGTGCCTGGACACTTTCCTTTAACCTGTTAATGCAGCAAATTCAAACTGTGCTTAAAGTCAGTTAATTCAGTTGGCTTTGTCATTCTTGTCACTCCTGAAACATTTTACATGCAGAGTTACAGCTTAAGCTGGCAAACGTGCAGCTAAAGCATGTGAGCTTTACGTACATAAAGCATCATGTAGATCTTAATAAACCTACCTCAGTTGGTGGAGTGATGACAGAAGCTTAAGCTGTACTAGATCATTAATTAGCATAGCCTTCAGGCTGAAAAGAAACTAGTTTTACAGTAGAGCAAACTTAAATCATAAGTGGGATGATTTAGATGCTGTAGGAACACTGCCTTTAAATCTTCATGGTTATAAAACATTTGTCACTTAAAATTACTTAAAGTTCTTATCTGTGTCTAGGTGAAGTGATAAAACATGGTGACTTGAAGTGCATCCACAATGAAGGGATGCCTATCTACAAGTCTCCACTGGACAAAGGCAGTCTAATCATACAGTTTTTGGTAAGTTGATTTTTTGCCCTTCCGTAGCAAAGGGAATCTCCTATCATAAAGAGTACctattcattttggaaaaaaatcattgtagGTCCAGTTCCCAGAACATTTTTGGCTTCCAAGGGAGAAACTCTGTCTGTTGGAGGCTCTTCTTCCTCCACGAGAAGATGTAATGATAACAGATGACATGGACCAAGTAGACCTGGAAGACTTTGATCCAAGTGAGCAAACCTATCGTAACAGTGGGGGAGAAGCATATGAAGAAGACGACGAGGGTCCGAGAACAGGAGTGCAGTGTCAAACATCTTAAAGCAAGGTGGAATGTATGTCatctaaaatgtaaattttcacAATGAAAACTGCATGGCTGTAATAGCCAGTGCTTGTGGGTTTTGTGTTCAGCAAATTGAGTTGCTGCGCTGTCAGTATCACTTTTTTTGTAACTAATTTATATTGTGTTCTTGTagtctatatatataaaagcaaatgttacaCAGTTGAGAATCAACTCAGTTGGATCTCATCTTCCTTTGCTGTAAAGGTTCTCAATTTATTTCACCTATGCTATTTATATAAGACTTGCAATATTCATAAAGGCTAAGTGGAGTGtcttatgtaaatattttcatactggaaaattaatttcatagaATAAAAGAGGGCAGAAATGacttaaaataaactgcattcTTCACATTTTATCATGCTTCCTTATTGTCCCTAGAACGACATTGAGCTAGCAGAAATTGTCTAGTTCCTCTAAGTTTAGACTTCTTGTCTTCCACATTCAATGTTAAAAGCGTATCTTCACTATTTTGTTCTCCAAAAAAAGAACTTTGTCATGCTCCATTATTTGCTTAGTTACACCCTTCATCTTCCCCTCTTCCATTGTACTAGAGTAGCATTCCTTCAGTTAATAGTTCAGTTCTTTACATGCACAACTTAAATATCTTACTTACACTACAGTACTTGCCTACTCTTAAATTACATACATAGTTTCTGAAAGGCTCAAATTTTACTTGAGGTATTACTCTGTATTTGTCCTTTTGTTAAAAACTTTTCTCCCTCTTGGAAGTTTTGTATTCGGGCCTTAATTATAATAGTATAACAGACTGTGCAGCTGTACTACAGGACATGCTGTACCACACTGTATTAGAATAACTGTACTAGAGTCTTTCCTTTTATGTCTCCTATACTAAGGCATAGTTGAAAACAGCTTCCCCCTGCCTCTTGCAAGGGAAGCCAGCTAGTCACcttcagactttaaaaaagcATGATTAATGAGCAATGTTACCATACAATTGCTAGAACAGGTGTTCAACTTAAATGACCTATTCCTGCCATCAGGATGAGTGAGTGCTATCACTTCCAGTGCATACAGATGGTCTCACTCACTCTTCCTAAACTAATCTTCTGTTAGACTTGCTCAACAATTTCCAACTCAAGTCTATTTATATAAGTCAGGGGAGAAATAGTAGTGGTAGACTTAACTGAGCAGTTACTTTACCCATGAGTACATACTTccaaaaataacacttttccAAAGCTTAAACAGAAGTTCCTTGCATccataattttatttagaaaaagcttTATCTCATGCCAAACAAAACCAAGACTATGTATAAACATAACTGATTTTCAGTTCAGAATTCAGATCAGCATTACTTAGATGCttttatcatattaaaaaataacatttataaaCAGTAACATAAAAATGACTGCCACAAACTTTAACCAAAAGGTCTGAAGCTGTTTAAACTGGACAGTCATAAATATGGATTTCTTGGTCATCTCCAACAGATACAATCTTGGAACCACTTCCATTGTATTTCACTCCCCAAACCTGCAAATAGAATAGGCAAAAGGTTATGAAGGAGAGatactgagaagaaaaagcagtatgtttttATAGCATGTAAATCTTACTAACAGCAACAGGCAGAAGAGAGGGGATTACTTTAAATTACACTATTACAATTGGCTCCAGATTAAAGGCTCCTGCTTAAACAGCAGATGAGATTGAGGAACTGCAGTAGAACACTGCCATCTAGATACCAGATAAGTTTGTGCATTCCACTTCAATAGCATATCCTTAGATTACATCATCTGAAGTGAACTTGCCCAGGATGCCATATATCAACCATTTTCACTCTTACCCACCCTGTCTTTTCCTCCAGtccattaaaatatatgtatatagaacAAGACTGTTTAACAcacaaaattcagaaagcaaTTAACATGTCTGCATTACATTTATATTATTGgtaatttcctctttcctcaaaGGTTACTACcattcagcaaaaataaaatagggcagtgcagatatttaaagaataaaacttaACAGGTTTGGACCTGTAGAAATGGACTACTTGGAGGAAATCAACATGCACTCTAGGAATATTAATTCAATATTAAGTGCCTATTAATTACTAACAATTTCTAGGATGTTAATGTAGCAAGCTGAAATCCAACCCCAAAGCTATAGCACAAATTTTAAGCACAAATGTGCATAATTGAACAAGTTTTCACACTAAGTGATAACAGTTTTAAGTTGCTGGTATACCTGATCTTGATGGTCAAAGAAAGTGTGAACACAGGTCCTTGTTCCAGCATCCCAAACTTTTACACTTTTATCagatgaactgaaaaaaaaaatattgatcaATATCTAAATTAATAGATAAAATACAGTTCAGAGGTTAAAGATCCCACACAGCATACAGGAGACCTTCTTTCACTTACCAAATACAGGGATAAAGCAGCAAAGGAGTGCATCTCTAACTAGGTTCTAGTTACACTTGCAATACATTTACTATTTCAGTATCtgcaacatgaaaataaatgagggACTCCAGTTCTagccaaaaaaaatctctgatgTGAGTCCTCCTGTTACATATAGTAGGTCCCCCAACTGCCTGTGCTATTTTAGGAGTTAACAGTAAAGTTTTTCTAGATTCACATATACTAATATATTAGTTTGTATTTGTTAAATTAACAGCACTTTTTCAGATTCTTAAGAATCAAGATTACCCTTCCCGTAGGTTAAGATGTCCTTCACTTGTAGGAACTACACTGCAGTGGGATGACTTACACTATAAAACACTATTCACTTAAAATTGTATCACAGATTGGCTTTTGTCTGTTAGCCTAGTGCAATATATGCTATTCTGTTACAGATCCCATCACAATTTATACACATTTACTTACCCATCTCCCattataaagaagaaattagatttcttttttaagtttgtGTAAACAAAGAAGTTAAAATCCTCAGTACCTGGAAACAAAATGGGTATCATCAGGACAAAATGCTACATTTAACACCCAAGATCCATGACCACTTAATGTGCCAGCCAAGTTTGCATGTTGTCtgtgggggggaagaaaaagtttgttataaaacagagttttaatgttaacattttgtttgtgaatgccagggaaaaaaataacagaaataaacagtaGTCAAGAATGATTGGAAGGTCACAGAAGGTGACTTCTGGACGTTTGTTCATCCAAGCTGATTGGTGTTTTTGCAGTAGATTCTATCTTTCTACTTCAAATAGTTTAAAAGAGATGACTAAAGAGATGCACAAAGCAGTTTAACCTGAAGACTTTCAAGAAGAAGGGACAGTAGTGCAGatttgagagagggagaagatcACTGAAGCAGTGCCTTTTCCCCCTCTTGGTCCTCTGCGTTTCGGCACAGTGCAAGAGAAACAGGTtgtgaacaaaaacatttctcaagTATGTAACTGATGTTTAAGATGGGTAAACAGAAACACTCAGGGCAAGtacacaaaataattttcctgttgCCTACAGAGCCAGTTATGAGGAAAGTCATCAGTTTTCAAGTTAAGGCTGTTAAGACACATATGCATGTTAAAAAGATCTATAGGATTTCATGTTTTATCATTTAAACTAAGATGATTTATTAGATAGAACTATGAAAGCTGAAGGAAGTTACAGGGAGCAGTTTTGATAGGTTTGTTACAATAACAGCCTCTCTGAATAGTTAGTTTCCCTGTCAATGTGTCTTGCAAAATGACAACTTACACATCGTAGATTTTGATATAGCCGTCATCTGAAGCAGTTACTAGTAACTGAGAATCTGGAGAAAACGTCAGTGAACGAATAGGCATCGCATGACCTGAAAATCAAAAGTATATAGGGCTCAGAACAGCCATTTCTATTACTAATGACAGTGCTAAAGAGTTGCATCAAGATTACAATCCCTGTTGAAAGAAAGCAATCTTATAGCTAAAAGAGTCTTTTTCTCTGTGCCCCTACAGGCTTCTTCACACAATGTACAACCCAAACTTACAGTAACCTTGGACTTCTGATGCTAAGGCATGTTGACTGCAGCACAAGAGTATCCTGTTTTTTCAACTGTGTGTCCCAATTAGAACTCATGTAGGGAAATACATGACAATTTTCTGGCATCGTAGTGCTTTCTAATATGATAATCGTATTTTCTAGtatgatttcattttaagttgCAGGGGTCTTTTAATTACATTACAGGACTGGAGAGAAACTGCATAAACATTAAAAGCATGCTTATCTGTTAGAAAAAGGCAAGTCTTTTACAACATAAGACGTTAGTTCTCTTCTAGTAACAGAAGTAAGTTCCTAAAAATCTGATaccacaatgaaaaaaaaaagaaaaaaaaaagatgcgGCAGCACACATGTTTCTATCCATTAGACAAAATTCAATTATTTACTTAGCATGCTCTAACAGCAGCATTATTTTGTCTAATGGATAGAAACATCAACTCATTTATGCCCTGGCTGTTACATCTTATTCTGACTTAGGTTATACActttaattttgttctgaaatgaaGTCAGAACTTGATTATTGCAAATATGCAAACCGTTACCTTCTAGCGTGTGCAGAAGTTTTCCAGTTGCAATATCAAAAATATTGATAATGCCATCTATTGCTCCACTGgctaaatattttccatctggaCTCTGTAATAAAACACACCAAATACAAATTTAGCAACTGTTTGAATTTATGATTTATGGTAGGTACCACcccacacacagacacacacacactttcttgGCAAATCTTCACAAATGTGATCTATGTAAGATACTTGGGCTCCAAAAATCCTGTAGACTTAAGTTGGCTTATTCACAATATGTAAATAGGCAAGGTGAAAGTATATTTCCCATATATTCACTGGGGAATGCCATGCAGTCTGAACCTGCAACTGTCAAAGCATGTAGAGACAGACTGatgaatgggaagaaaaaaaaatgatttacagtATATTGCAACAACAGCAATTCCATGTAAGAGACCATCAGTTGCGCTCCTTACATATGCAATGCTAAGGATGAACTTTCCTCTTGTGTCCagagaatattctttttttccagtttcaacaccaaaaatattcacttttcCCACATGACTTCCTGTTGCAAGGTACTGGGAATCAGGTGAAAAAGCGAGAGACCAAGCATcaactatattaaaaagaaaaattcaattaGTTGAGTATTTTTTCTAGCCCTCAGCCAATAATGGTAGTTCTGTATGTATCTGTTTATGCATGTAAGGCAACATTAACAGCTAGTAAAGCACAAAAGATGCAGGAGGAACATGCAGATACAGGGCTGCAACATGGATCAACATGCCCTGCAAttttattaccaaaaaaaaaatagtagtgtAACGGATTTATCTAGCACTACGtaatttacagatttttcctATATGCTTAGTATTAGTTACCTAGAAGACTGAAAAACTGTTCTTAAAGTTTAGGATTGTCAGTGGACCAATGAAGTATTCCGAGTAAGATTTTAGGCGCTGAATTCCAGCTTGGAGGATGCAATGCTGATCACTTCAGTTTCACTTTATTTTGACTTGCTCCCTCATGCTTGCATGTACTACATAAATGAGCATTGCAAACATGGTTCTAGATCAGCACAGATACAGTCAGAAAGAATTAGCAAACTCAGACTTTCTTTGTAAATCTATCCAAGTATGTGTTtgagacattttttaaaatatcattatatCAATACATCTGTAACAGCAAGCTGGTTTCAGTTCTGCTTTATATATCtaggaaaatgtaaatataagtGTATCAAAGAATGTGCAAATAGTGCAAACAAACAGATGTAAAAGTGGCTGATACTACTTTAACTTTAGTGGATAAAATTACCAACATTAATATTACAAACTCGAGATAAGgattacaatattaaaaaaagtcctAGTCATCTCATACACTTACCCTCAATAGTAAATACAATACAGGATATAATTGGGGTGTATTTGTTACATAGAGACAGCTTAACACAGGTATCTTACCAGGACCAGCATCTATTGACTTGATCTGTTTGCCAGTTTCTAAATCCCAAAGGCGAATATGGGCATCTAGGGAGCTGGATGCTGCAATGGAACCTGTATGGCTGATATCCACAGATACCACACCCAGCTGGTGACCCTCTAAAGTCCATTGCAGGTCCAATTTTTCATCATTCCTTTTGatgaagggaaataaaagccTAGTTAGAAATAGCTGGGGGTTCTTCACCTACCTCCAAACTCAGACAAAACAAGCAGGGTAACCTGCAATTCTCCATTTTGCTCAGCAAGAGAAGAATTTAAGTAGCCAAGAAAAGTGAAGATAGCTATGCACAAATTGCTCTGTgcacttcagaaaattaaacaaCAAATCAATTGTTTATTATATTTCCACAAATCATGTGGTTCATTTTAAGTCTGTGAGCAGTCCCAATGAATCTCCATTACA
The sequence above is a segment of the Rhea pennata isolate bPtePen1 chromosome 10, bPtePen1.pri, whole genome shotgun sequence genome. Coding sequences within it:
- the SKIC8 gene encoding superkiller complex protein 8, which produces MTTQYGILFKQEQAHDDAIWSVAWGKNKKDGSETVISGSLDDLVKVWKWNDEKLDLQWTLEGHQLGVVSVDISHTGSIAASSSLDAHIRLWDLETGKQIKSIDAGPVDAWSLAFSPDSQYLATGSHVGKVNIFGVETGKKEYSLDTRGKFILSIAYSPDGKYLASGAIDGIINIFDIATGKLLHTLEGHAMPIRSLTFSPDSQLLVTASDDGYIKIYDVQHANLAGTLSGHGSWVLNVAFCPDDTHFVSSSSDKSVKVWDAGTRTCVHTFFDHQDQVWGVKYNGSGSKIVSVGDDQEIHIYDCPV
- the DNAJA4 gene encoding dnaJ homolog subfamily A member 4 isoform X2; its protein translation is MHLSIKHMCYGTAVLLSAHSVDITSCNNRSSKNVVHQLGVSLEDLYNGITRKLALQKNVICSKCEGYGGKKGAVEKCPVCKGRGMQVIVQQIGPGMVQQIQTVCPECKGQGERINPKDRCDTCNGCKVVREKKIIEVHVEKGMKDGQKIVFHGEGDQEPDLEPGDVIIVLDQKDHSVFQRRGHDLITKMRIQLSEALCGFKKTIETLDNRVLVVTSRPGEVIKHGDLKCIHNEGMPIYKSPLDKGSLIIQFLVQFPEHFWLPREKLCLLEALLPPREDVMITDDMDQVDLEDFDPSEQTYRNSGGEAYEEDDEGPRTGVQCQTS
- the DNAJA4 gene encoding dnaJ homolog subfamily A member 4 isoform X3, whose product is MQVIVQQIGPGMVQQIQTVCPECKGQGERINPKDRCDTCNGCKVVREKKIIEVHVEKGMKDGQKIVFHGEGDQEPDLEPGDVIIVLDQKDHSVFQRRGHDLITKMRIQLSEALCGFKKTIETLDNRVLVVTSRPGEVIKHGDLKCIHNEGMPIYKSPLDKGSLIIQFLVQFPEHFWLPREKLCLLEALLPPREDVMITDDMDQVDLEDFDPSEQTYRNSGGEAYEEDDEGPRTGVQCQTS
- the DNAJA4 gene encoding dnaJ homolog subfamily A member 4 isoform X1 gives rise to the protein MVKETGYYDILQVKPSASSEEIKRAYRKLALKYHPDKNPSEGERFKLISQAYEVLSDPKKRDLYDQGGEQAIKEGGLSGGSFSSPMDIFDMFFGGGGRMNRERRGKNVVHQLGVSLEDLYNGITRKLALQKNVICSKCEGYGGKKGAVEKCPVCKGRGMQVIVQQIGPGMVQQIQTVCPECKGQGERINPKDRCDTCNGCKVVREKKIIEVHVEKGMKDGQKIVFHGEGDQEPDLEPGDVIIVLDQKDHSVFQRRGHDLITKMRIQLSEALCGFKKTIETLDNRVLVVTSRPGEVIKHGDLKCIHNEGMPIYKSPLDKGSLIIQFLVQFPEHFWLPREKLCLLEALLPPREDVMITDDMDQVDLEDFDPSEQTYRNSGGEAYEEDDEGPRTGVQCQTS